In Bradyrhizobium paxllaeri, the genomic stretch CGATCCCACGGTGCAGGCGCTGCGCGCGATTCCCTCGATCGCCTGGGTGCCGCTGTTTATCCTGTGGCTCGGCATTTTCGAGACCTCGAAGATCGCGCTGATCGCGGTCGGCGTGTTCTTCCCGGTCTATCTCGGCGTGATGGGCGCGATCCTCGCCGTCGACCGCAAGATCGTCGAGGTCGGTCGTATTTTCCGCCTCTCGGGTCCGGCGATGATCCGCCGCATCCTGCTGCCGGCGGTGTTGCCGGCCTATGTCGTCGCGCTGCGCGTCGGCCTCGGCCTTGGCTGGATGTTCGTCGTCGCCGCCGAATTCATGGGCGCCTCCGAAGGGCTCGGCTATCTCCTGATCGACGGCCAGCAGCTCGGCAAGCCGGCGCAGATCGTGGCGGCGATCGTGATTTTTGCGATCCTCGGCAAGACCACCGACTGGCTGATCGAAGTCGCCACCGCGCCCTTGCTGCGCTGGCAGGATGCGTTCGGCCGCCAGAGCGGAGCGGCCTGATGCTCGCGCTGGACAAAGTCGGCAAGACCTATCCCAACGGCGTCCACGCGCTGGAGCGCTTCTCCGCCAGGATCAAACCCGGCGAGATCGTCGCCATCATCGGCGGCTCCGGCTGCGGAAAATCGACGCTGCTGCGCGCCATCGCCGGCCTCGATCGCGCCAGCACGGGTACGGTGACACTCGACGACGCTGTTATCACGGCGCCGCACGCCAAGATCGGGATCATTTTTCAGGAGCCGCGGCTGCTTCCCTGGCTCAGCGTCGCCGACAATATCGGCTTCGGCTTGTCGGATCTGCCGGCCGATATCAGGCGCGAGAAGGTGGATCGCGCGCTGGAGCGCGTCGGCCTCGCCGACAAAGCGAAGGCCTGGCCGCGCGAACTCTCCGGCGGGCAGGCGCAGCGGGTGGCGATTGCGCGTGCGCTGGTGCCGCAGCCGGAAGTGCTGCTGCTCGACGAGCCGTTCTCCGCGCTCGACGCCTTCACGCGCCGCGACCTGCAGGACCACCTGCTCGACCTCTGGAAGGATACGCGCCCGACCCTGATCCTGGTGACGCATGACGTCGACGAGGCCGTGGTGCTGGCGGATCGCGTGCTGGTGATGCGGCCGCGGCCGGGGCGGCTGTTCGAGGTGATCAATGTCAATCTGGCGCGGCCACGCGACCGCGCTTCGCCCTTGTTCGAGAATTTCAAGCGCCACGTGCTGACCGCGCTCGATCGCTCGCTCGACCGCAACATACCCGACACCGACCCAAAATCGATGGCCGGCGAAGCGATGTGGTGGTGACAGCGGCGCCATTTCGCACTAAATCCGGCAAGCCAAAGAAAATCCGGGAGAACAAGATGGACGCCGCCGAACTCCGCGCGATGCAGGCCCCTATCAAGGAACGCTACAAGTCCGATCCCTCCGCCGCCGTCATTACCCTGAAAGCCAAAGGCTCGATCGACAATGAAGGCATCGCCTGCAAGGTCGAGACCGGCCGCGCGCTGGCGGTCGCCGGGCTGCATCCCGCCACCGGCGGCTCGGGGCTGGAGCTCTGCTCCGGCGACATGCTGCTGGAAGCCCTCGTCGCCTGCGCCGGCGTCACGCTGAAGTCGGTCGCCACTGCCGTCGAAGTGCCGCTGAAGACTGGCATCGTCATCGCCGAGGGCGACCTCGATTTCCGCGGCACGCTCGGCGTCGACAAGGAAGCCCCGGTCGGATTCGAGGAGATCCGCCTGCGCTTCGAAGTCGGCACCGACGCGCCGCAGGACAAGCTCGATCTGCTGCTCAAGCTGACGGAGCGCTATTGCGTGGTCTATCAGACCATCAGGAACGGCCCGAAGATATCGGTGTCGATGAAGCGGGTCTAACTCGGTGTCGTCCCTGCGAACGCAGGGACCCATAACCACCGGCGTCAATTGTTT encodes the following:
- a CDS encoding OsmC family protein translates to MDAAELRAMQAPIKERYKSDPSAAVITLKAKGSIDNEGIACKVETGRALAVAGLHPATGGSGLELCSGDMLLEALVACAGVTLKSVATAVEVPLKTGIVIAEGDLDFRGTLGVDKEAPVGFEEIRLRFEVGTDAPQDKLDLLLKLTERYCVVYQTIRNGPKISVSMKRV
- a CDS encoding ABC transporter permease encodes the protein MSMTVEIPALERTDAMPPSPARLRRCARPALGLLLPVGLALFWELWVWLGYSNGRLVPPPTKIFATVMELARSGELTRHVMATVTRVGAGFGLGVVAGTILGAISGYWGLARQLLDPTVQALRAIPSIAWVPLFILWLGIFETSKIALIAVGVFFPVYLGVMGAILAVDRKIVEVGRIFRLSGPAMIRRILLPAVLPAYVVALRVGLGLGWMFVVAAEFMGASEGLGYLLIDGQQLGKPAQIVAAIVIFAILGKTTDWLIEVATAPLLRWQDAFGRQSGAA
- a CDS encoding ABC transporter ATP-binding protein: MLALDKVGKTYPNGVHALERFSARIKPGEIVAIIGGSGCGKSTLLRAIAGLDRASTGTVTLDDAVITAPHAKIGIIFQEPRLLPWLSVADNIGFGLSDLPADIRREKVDRALERVGLADKAKAWPRELSGGQAQRVAIARALVPQPEVLLLDEPFSALDAFTRRDLQDHLLDLWKDTRPTLILVTHDVDEAVVLADRVLVMRPRPGRLFEVINVNLARPRDRASPLFENFKRHVLTALDRSLDRNIPDTDPKSMAGEAMWW